The following coding sequences are from one Rattus rattus isolate New Zealand chromosome 11, Rrattus_CSIRO_v1, whole genome shotgun sequence window:
- the LOC116912642 gene encoding signal recognition particle 19 kDa protein-like, with translation MARSLNNQDRFVCIYPAYLNNKKTIAEGRQIPISKAVENSTATEIQDVCSAVGLNAFLEKNKMYSREWNRDVQYRGRVWVQLKQEDGSLCLVQLPSRTSVMLYVAEMIPELKTRTQNSGGADPSLQQAEGSKKGKGKKKE, from the coding sequence ATGGCGCGGTCCCTGAACAACCAGGACAGGTTTGTTTGTATCTACCCTGCTTATTTAAATAATAAGAAGACCATAGCTGAGGGGAGGCAGATCCCCATAAGTAAGGCTGTAGAAAATTCAACGGCTACTGAGATTCAAGATGTATGTTCAGCAGTTGGACTGAATGCGTttctggagaaaaacaaaatgtactcCAGAGAATGGAATCGTGATGTTCAGTATAGAGGCAGAGTCTGGGTACAGCTCAAACAGGAAGATGGCAGCCTCTGTCTTGTACAGCTCCCATCACGTACGTCGGTGATGCTGTATGTAGCAGAAATGATACCTGAGCTAAAAACAAGGACTCAGAATTCAGGAGGTGCTGACCCAAGTCTTCAGCAAGCAGAGGGAagtaagaaagggaaaggaaagaagaaggaatga